TTCAATGCAAAACTAAAAATAAACGGTACATTGTGGGTGGGAAACGTCGAAATACACGCTCATGCTTCGGACTGGCTCCGCCACGGACATGATGGTGACAAGGTTTACGACTCGGTGATTCTCCATGTAGTGGGAGAAGCAGACGAAGAAATAGCCCGCACTAGCGGCGAGGCCATCCCACAAATGCAATTGACATGCCCCGAGCATATACAATCTCATTATCACGAACTTTGTGCGGCTGACCAGTATCCGGCTTGCTATCCTATTCTTGCTTCCCTGCCCAAACTTACCGTTCACTCCTGGCTGACAGCTTTGCAGACTGAACGGTTGGAACAAAAAGCGCGGTTAATAACGCAGCGTCTTGAACACTGTAACAACAACTGGGAAGACGCTTTCTTCATCACCCTTGCCCGCAACTTTGGTTTTGGACTGAACGGGGATGCTTTTGAAACGTGGGCGGGTTTGCTTCCGCTCCGTGCCATAGATAAGCACCGTAATGATTTGTTTCAGATAGAAGCTTTTTTCTACGGTTTGGCGGGACTACTCGAAGATACGTTTCTGAAAAAGGAACAGGAAGACGAGTATAGCCTTCACCTTTGCAAAGAATTTCGTTATTTGCAACGAAAGTTTGAGTTTACTCAAGTGATGGATGCCACATTGTGGCGTTTTCTCAGGCTTCGCCCGGAGAATTTTCCACATATTCGCCTGGCACAGTTGGCTTATCTTTATCAGAAAGGGGATAAGTTGTTCTCGCGGTTGCTGGAAGCTGAAACATTATCGGAAGTAAGGGAGTTGCTGACTACCCGTACTTCTGCTTATTGGGAAAGTCATTATTTATTCGGACAGACTTCTCCGCAAAAGGAGAAAGTATTAGGGGAGAGCTCGAAAAACTTGATTATCATAAATACTGTGACACCTTTTCTATACACCTACGGTTTGCATAAAGCGGACGAGCGGATGTGTGAACGTGCCGGACGTTTCCTGGAAGAGTTGAAGGCGGAAGATAACCATATAACCCGTGCATGGAGCAACGCCGGACTGCCCGTAGCTTCTGCTGCGGACAGCCAAGCGTTGATACAACTGCGAAAGGAATACTGTGACAGGAAAAAATGCCTGTATTGCCGTTTCGGATATGAATATTTGCGGAAGAAGTAAGTGCCGCTTACTTCTCCAGTTCCTTGTAAACGGCATTTAGGAGTTGGTCTTCCATAACGGGCCTGGGAGCTTCGCGGTTCACAATGTTCCCCTCCTTGTCTATTAACATATAGGTTGGGAAGGAGCGGACGCCAAGAAATCTCTCGATAGCATTTTGTTGCTTGTCAGGCAGGTTATAATGAACGGCACTTTTGCTTGCCAGGCCATATTCCTTGATGATGTTCCGCCACGATTTGTCCGAAGAGTGAT
The DNA window shown above is from Bacteroides faecium and carries:
- a CDS encoding DUF2851 family protein, with the translated sequence MEHLLHYVWKHKLFPLKVLQTTKGLPVEVIDSGLQNPNAGPDFFNAKLKINGTLWVGNVEIHAHASDWLRHGHDGDKVYDSVILHVVGEADEEIARTSGEAIPQMQLTCPEHIQSHYHELCAADQYPACYPILASLPKLTVHSWLTALQTERLEQKARLITQRLEHCNNNWEDAFFITLARNFGFGLNGDAFETWAGLLPLRAIDKHRNDLFQIEAFFYGLAGLLEDTFLKKEQEDEYSLHLCKEFRYLQRKFEFTQVMDATLWRFLRLRPENFPHIRLAQLAYLYQKGDKLFSRLLEAETLSEVRELLTTRTSAYWESHYLFGQTSPQKEKVLGESSKNLIIINTVTPFLYTYGLHKADERMCERAGRFLEELKAEDNHITRAWSNAGLPVASAADSQALIQLRKEYCDRKKCLYCRFGYEYLRKK